The genomic region ATAACCCGATTGCCAGACCAAAACCTTCAATCTCTTCAGCATCCTCCGCGCCAAAGCCATAGGTTGCTGCCCAGTGGCTAATCGGCACAATGATAACTAACAATGCCAGCACTACTAATAACGACGTCACAAACGCTGTCTTAGCCGTTACTGGTTGCTTCGTATTCATGAAGATCGATGTCGCCAACAAGATCAGACTCAATAGCCCACTGACCACTAAGGGATTAAAGCCACCAGCAATTAAGACCAGCGCTAAAATGATAACGACGAAGTTCAACCCAAGGCTGAAAAAGATGGTTAAGCCTTGCCAACCACACACTAGTATTAATAGTAGTAATAAAACACCCGTTAATAACATCATAAGCGACGCACCTCCACTAACTGGCTTGCCAACAAGCTTGTCACCGGCACAGCCAAGGTAATGCCGACTGCGCTAATCACGGTTTGTGTGAATCCCAAGGTCATCGTGCGCGATAGTGTATAGGCAATTGTATTCCCGTTTCTCAGATACAATAAAATAATCGGAAAAGCTTCTGCCATAACAATGAAGAACAAGACGTTAACGAGTGGCCCGATAATTTCTCGTCCAATCGCTAACCCCGAGTTAAAGAGTTGCCGTCTCGTCACATTGGGTTGTTCAAAGGCTAACTGTTGCAGTGATGATGAAATATCGGTCGCTTCATCCATCACAGCGCCTAAAATCCCTAGCACGACTTCCGCCAAGAAAACCGTCTTGTAGGGTTGGAGCTCGTAATCCATTGTTTCGTAATGGAGTCCTTGGTCGCCGCTGATTTTTAGCAGGATAACGCTCAACAGTAATGCCAAGAACGTAGCTCCAATTGTCGCACCAAATGACACCAACATTTGCCGATTCGGTCCGAGTACCAACAATAATGTCAGACCAGTTAAAACTACAGCGAGTCCACACATCAGCGGCAATAACCAACGACCACCAGTTGCAGCGTTAAAGTGGAGCGTGATAATGAAGAACGCAAGGTTTACGACAACACTTAAGATGGTCATCAGGCCGCGCTTAGGCATCATCACAAGCAATAAACTAAAGGTGCCCAAGATCACAGCTACTAGCACTGTATCGCGCTTAGGTTCGTTTAAGAGCCATTGATGGCGATCTTGATCATGGTGTAGGAAAACTTGCTGGCCCCGATAATAACGATAACTATCGGCCAGTGATTTGGAATAGGTATTTTGGAGCTGAATCGTCTGCCCCTTACGCTTCGTATTCAAGAACCGCCCCGTTACTTTTTGCTGGACTTCGGTATCTTGATTCTGGTAATCATCCGTTGTTTTCGTTTTTTGGATCGTTTTGACAGCCGTCACTTGGATCAACGGTTGTTTGTAGCGCGTCGCATCGTGGTATGTTGCTAAAACCCCAATCATACAGATCAACAAACTACCTAGCGCCAGCCATAAGCGTTTATGTTTCACAGTTGTCACCTCAAATTATATTGTAGCGGTTTGCCTGTTAATCACCAAACGTTTATCGCAAATTTAATCAATCATTTAACCGACTGTGTTTTAACCCGTAACTGAAGTAAATGATCAAGCCCAAAATGAACCAGATCCCCGCTGCCATCCAAGTGACTGCCGGTAATTCGAATAACATGAATAAACAAAGTAAGCCCGATAATAGTGGTAACCAAGGATATAGCGGTACTTTGAAACCGTCTTTATTCGGAATATCCTTTCTTTTACGCAATGGAATCACCCCAATAGACATGAAGAAAAAGGCAATTAACGTCCCAATATTGACCAGATTCGTCAATTGATCTAATGAAACGAGCCCTCCTAGTGTCGCGATAATCACTGTCACTACACGGACACTGTTGACTGGTGTTTGGTGGCGTGTTTCAATTTTACCGAGCATCTTAGGTAATAAACCATCCCGGCCGATTGAATAAACTAGCCGCGAACTACTGTAAGTCATCGTCAACATCATTGTGAACATCCCAGCCAAAGCACCAAGTGATAATAAGCCCGCAAACCAGTTT from Latilactobacillus sakei subsp. sakei DSM 20017 = JCM 1157 harbors:
- a CDS encoding YibE/F family protein; protein product: MKHKRLWLALGSLLICMIGVLATYHDATRYKQPLIQVTAVKTIQKTKTTDDYQNQDTEVQQKVTGRFLNTKRKGQTIQLQNTYSKSLADSYRYYRGQQVFLHHDQDRHQWLLNEPKRDTVLVAVILGTFSLLLVMMPKRGLMTILSVVVNLAFFIITLHFNAATGGRWLLPLMCGLAVVLTGLTLLLVLGPNRQMLVSFGATIGATFLALLLSVILLKISGDQGLHYETMDYELQPYKTVFLAEVVLGILGAVMDEATDISSSLQQLAFEQPNVTRRQLFNSGLAIGREIIGPLVNVLFFIVMAEAFPIILLYLRNGNTIAYTLSRTMTLGFTQTVISAVGITLAVPVTSLLASQLVEVRRL